In one Rhea pennata isolate bPtePen1 chromosome 15, bPtePen1.pri, whole genome shotgun sequence genomic region, the following are encoded:
- the GRAP gene encoding GRB2-related adapter protein isoform X1 produces the protein MESVALYSFQATEKDELPFRKGDTLKILNMEDDQNWYKAELYGCEGFVPKNYIKVKPHPWYAGRISRHLAEELLLKRKHLGAFLIRESESAPGEFSISVNYGRHVQHFKVLREQNGKYFLWEEKFNSLNELVDFYRTTTIAKKQQIFLQDDDQRPEARRPRFVQARFDFAPRDGSQLPFLRGDVIEVLDCPDPNWWRGKIYGRVGLFPRNYVHPVQNCKSWRFLLLFSFLIPS, from the exons aTGGAGTCGGTGGCTCTGTACAGCTTCCAGGCGACGGAGAAGGACGAGCTGCCCTTCCGCAAAGGGGACACCCTGAAG ATCCTCAACATGGAAGATGACCAGAACTGGTACAAGGCCGAGCTGTACGGCTGCGAAGGCTTCGTCCCCAAGAACTACATCAAGGTCAAGCCTCACCC GTGGTACGCGGGCAGGATCTCCCGGCACTTGGCGGAGGAGCTGCTCCTCAAGCGCAAGCACCTGGGAGCCTTCCTCATCCGCGAGAGCGAGAGCGCCCCGGGCGAGTTCTCCATCTCCGTCAA CTACGGGAGGCACGTCCAGCACTTCAAGGTGCTCAGGGAGCAGAACGGCAAATATTTCCTCTGGGAGGAAAAGTTCAACTCCCTCAACGAGCTGGTGGATTTCTACCGCACCACCACCATCGCCAAAAAGCAGCAGATCTTCCTCCAAGACGACGACCAGCGCCCGGAG GCGAGACGGCCCCGGTTCGTGCAAGCCCGGTTCGACTTCGCCCCCCGCGACGGCTCCCAGCTGCCCTTCCTCCGCGGGGACGTCATCGAGGTGCTGGACTGCCCCGACCCCAACTGGTGGCGAGGGAAGATTTACGGGCGCGTCGGCCTCTTCCCCCGCAACTACGTCCACCCCGTTCAAAA CTGCAAATCGTGGcgttttctccttcttttttcttttttaattccgAGCTAA
- the GRAP gene encoding GRB2-related adapter protein isoform X3, with amino-acid sequence MEDDQNWYKAELYGCEGFVPKNYIKVKPHPWYAGRISRHLAEELLLKRKHLGAFLIRESESAPGEFSISVNYGRHVQHFKVLREQNGKYFLWEEKFNSLNELVDFYRTTTIAKKQQIFLQDDDQRPEARRPRFVQARFDFAPRDGSQLPFLRGDVIEVLDCPDPNWWRGKIYGRVGLFPRNYVHPVQNCKSWRFLLLFSFLIPS; translated from the exons ATGGAAGATGACCAGAACTGGTACAAGGCCGAGCTGTACGGCTGCGAAGGCTTCGTCCCCAAGAACTACATCAAGGTCAAGCCTCACCC GTGGTACGCGGGCAGGATCTCCCGGCACTTGGCGGAGGAGCTGCTCCTCAAGCGCAAGCACCTGGGAGCCTTCCTCATCCGCGAGAGCGAGAGCGCCCCGGGCGAGTTCTCCATCTCCGTCAA CTACGGGAGGCACGTCCAGCACTTCAAGGTGCTCAGGGAGCAGAACGGCAAATATTTCCTCTGGGAGGAAAAGTTCAACTCCCTCAACGAGCTGGTGGATTTCTACCGCACCACCACCATCGCCAAAAAGCAGCAGATCTTCCTCCAAGACGACGACCAGCGCCCGGAG GCGAGACGGCCCCGGTTCGTGCAAGCCCGGTTCGACTTCGCCCCCCGCGACGGCTCCCAGCTGCCCTTCCTCCGCGGGGACGTCATCGAGGTGCTGGACTGCCCCGACCCCAACTGGTGGCGAGGGAAGATTTACGGGCGCGTCGGCCTCTTCCCCCGCAACTACGTCCACCCCGTTCAAAA CTGCAAATCGTGGcgttttctccttcttttttcttttttaattccgAGCTAA
- the GRAP gene encoding GRB2-related adapter protein isoform X2, whose product MESVALYSFQATEKDELPFRKGDTLKILNMEDDQNWYKAELYGCEGFVPKNYIKVKPHPWYAGRISRHLAEELLLKRKHLGAFLIRESESAPGEFSISVNYGRHVQHFKVLREQNGKYFLWEEKFNSLNELVDFYRTTTIAKKQQIFLQDDDQRPEARRPRFVQARFDFAPRDGSQLPFLRGDVIEVLDCPDPNWWRGKIYGRVGLFPRNYVHPVQK is encoded by the exons aTGGAGTCGGTGGCTCTGTACAGCTTCCAGGCGACGGAGAAGGACGAGCTGCCCTTCCGCAAAGGGGACACCCTGAAG ATCCTCAACATGGAAGATGACCAGAACTGGTACAAGGCCGAGCTGTACGGCTGCGAAGGCTTCGTCCCCAAGAACTACATCAAGGTCAAGCCTCACCC GTGGTACGCGGGCAGGATCTCCCGGCACTTGGCGGAGGAGCTGCTCCTCAAGCGCAAGCACCTGGGAGCCTTCCTCATCCGCGAGAGCGAGAGCGCCCCGGGCGAGTTCTCCATCTCCGTCAA CTACGGGAGGCACGTCCAGCACTTCAAGGTGCTCAGGGAGCAGAACGGCAAATATTTCCTCTGGGAGGAAAAGTTCAACTCCCTCAACGAGCTGGTGGATTTCTACCGCACCACCACCATCGCCAAAAAGCAGCAGATCTTCCTCCAAGACGACGACCAGCGCCCGGAG GCGAGACGGCCCCGGTTCGTGCAAGCCCGGTTCGACTTCGCCCCCCGCGACGGCTCCCAGCTGCCCTTCCTCCGCGGGGACGTCATCGAGGTGCTGGACTGCCCCGACCCCAACTGGTGGCGAGGGAAGATTTACGGGCGCGTCGGCCTCTTCCCCCGCAACTACGTCCACCCCGTTCAAAAgtga